From Streptomyces griseorubiginosus, one genomic window encodes:
- a CDS encoding serine/threonine-protein kinase, translated as MSSGETNGKGQDDAGRLLAGRYRVVGQLGRGGMGVVWRAVDEVLGREVAVKELRTYNDADGPELEDLRLRMQREARAAARVRHPGVVAVHDVGEVEGRPLIVMELVEGPSLDQVLRKSGPLDPREAAGIGAKVMDALAAAHRVGVLHRDVKPGNILLDRSGRVLLTDFGIATMEDPGDGAATSLTRTGHLVGSLDYMAPERAQGADPGAASDVWALGATLYAAVEGAAPFRRTSTFSTLTAIVGEPLPEPQRAGPLAPVLRRLLDKRPEARPGAEEARELLQAVADPPGTDSATTALRGAEAQATRVRTEPDGPALPPGFRTGGPAQGAESQAGAGTASGGHAADPTVVPGQGTVLPAGPGFGPAGQGHAPGAGLPAAQGGAPGQAGPPAYGYGSQVSQEQPPTAPLTASGSPRRKGRVLLAAAAVAVVLAAAGTTAALLKGSGDAEADARPIGSRSSAPASATGSARTDGDRSGSPKPTGEDGKKTPSAKASSGDKGGSEPTSGASPSAKATSGGGTSGEDHSGGGSGDSAGGGSAGGDPSTPAPDPACTAIGGGKYNCTVWKTAKSYTASGAEAGVLYAGTNYFFCQSNLGRRETSGEWTNVWWARTDDDSGNTGVYVSVVYIKGGGNDEAVPGLPVC; from the coding sequence GTGTCTTCGGGGGAGACCAACGGAAAGGGCCAGGACGACGCCGGTCGGCTGCTGGCCGGGCGTTACCGGGTCGTGGGCCAGCTCGGCCGCGGTGGCATGGGCGTGGTCTGGCGGGCGGTCGACGAGGTGCTCGGCCGCGAGGTCGCGGTCAAGGAACTGCGCACCTACAACGACGCCGACGGGCCCGAACTGGAGGATTTGCGGCTGCGGATGCAGCGCGAGGCCCGCGCGGCGGCCCGGGTCCGGCATCCCGGGGTCGTCGCGGTGCACGACGTGGGCGAGGTCGAAGGGCGCCCGCTGATCGTCATGGAGCTGGTCGAGGGCCCGTCCCTCGACCAGGTGCTGCGCAAGAGCGGGCCGCTGGACCCGCGGGAGGCGGCCGGCATCGGCGCCAAGGTCATGGACGCGCTCGCCGCCGCGCACCGGGTCGGAGTCCTGCACCGGGACGTCAAGCCCGGCAACATCCTGCTCGACCGCTCCGGCCGGGTCCTGCTGACCGACTTCGGCATCGCCACCATGGAGGACCCGGGCGACGGTGCCGCCACCAGCCTCACCCGCACCGGCCACCTCGTCGGCTCGCTGGACTACATGGCCCCCGAGCGCGCCCAGGGCGCGGATCCGGGCGCGGCCTCCGACGTGTGGGCCCTCGGTGCCACGCTCTACGCGGCCGTCGAGGGGGCCGCGCCGTTCCGCCGCACCTCGACGTTCTCCACGCTCACCGCGATCGTCGGCGAGCCCCTGCCCGAGCCGCAGCGGGCCGGGCCCCTCGCACCCGTCCTCCGGCGCCTGCTCGACAAGCGGCCCGAGGCGCGGCCCGGGGCCGAGGAGGCACGCGAACTGCTCCAGGCGGTCGCGGACCCGCCCGGCACGGACAGCGCGACGACGGCTTTGCGCGGTGCGGAGGCACAGGCGACGCGGGTCCGGACGGAGCCGGACGGCCCGGCCCTGCCGCCGGGCTTCCGGACGGGGGGACCCGCGCAAGGGGCCGAGTCGCAGGCCGGGGCTGGGACGGCGTCCGGCGGTCACGCGGCCGATCCCACGGTGGTGCCCGGTCAGGGCACCGTGCTTCCGGCCGGGCCGGGGTTCGGGCCCGCCGGGCAGGGCCATGCTCCGGGCGCGGGACTTCCCGCCGCTCAGGGCGGGGCTCCAGGGCAGGCCGGGCCCCCCGCGTACGGATACGGGTCGCAGGTCTCCCAGGAGCAGCCCCCGACCGCCCCCTTGACCGCCTCCGGCTCGCCCCGCCGTAAAGGGCGTGTGCTGCTCGCCGCCGCGGCCGTCGCCGTCGTGCTCGCGGCGGCCGGGACGACCGCCGCGCTGCTGAAGGGCTCGGGTGATGCCGAGGCCGACGCCCGGCCGATCGGATCCCGTTCGAGTGCGCCGGCCTCCGCCACCGGTTCCGCCCGCACGGACGGCGACCGCTCCGGCAGCCCGAAGCCCACCGGCGAGGACGGGAAGAAGACACCGAGCGCGAAGGCGAGCTCCGGCGACAAGGGCGGTTCCGAACCCACGAGCGGTGCCTCCCCGTCCGCCAAGGCGACCTCCGGCGGCGGCACTTCGGGGGAGGACCACTCGGGCGGCGGCTCGGGAGACTCGGCGGGCGGCGGTTCGGCCGGCGGCGACCCCAGCACCCCGGCACCGGACCCGGCCTGCACGGCCATCGGCGGCGGCAAGTACAACTGCACGGTCTGGAAGACCGCCAAGTCCTACACGGCCTCCGGCGCCGAGGCCGGCGTCCTCTACGCGGGCACCAACTATTTCTTCTGCCAGTCCAACCTGGGGCGCCGCGAGACATCGGGGGAGTGGACCAACGTGTGGTGGGCGAGGACGGACGACGACAGCGGCAACACCGGTGTCTACGTCAGCGTCGTCTACATCAAGGGCGGCGGCAACGACGAGGCGGTGCCGGGACTCCCGGTCTGCTGA
- a CDS encoding DUF6986 family protein, with product MGQGQQEQVATSLAGAVSEEISASLAPVDAELERRYPGDPGTRQPVHTVYVPGDAFAADTVRSWGDQALAALDEHAPDATSFAAVLGLSDELAEPVYARVRAKLEREPIEDLRVDFEDGYGPRPDAEEDETAARAARLIAGAYENGTAAPYMGIRVKCMEAAVRDRGIRTLDVFLTGLMAAGGLPEGLVLTLPKVTYAEQVTAFVRLLEAFEKAHGLDAGRLGFEIQIETSQSILATDGTATVARMIQAAEGRATGLHYGTFDYSACLGVSAAYQASDHPAADHAKAIMQVAAAGTGVRVSDGSTNVLPVGPTAKVHDAWRLHHGLTRRALARAYYQGWDMHPGHLPTRYAAVFAFYREGFEQAAGRLARYAGRVGGDVMDEPATAKALSGYLLRGLDCGALDIAEVARLTGLTRADLEGYAAPRRGDLTVSGQ from the coding sequence ATGGGTCAGGGCCAGCAGGAGCAGGTGGCGACGAGCCTCGCGGGCGCCGTCAGCGAGGAGATCAGCGCCTCCCTCGCGCCGGTCGACGCCGAACTGGAGCGCCGCTACCCCGGAGACCCCGGCACCCGCCAGCCCGTGCACACCGTCTACGTCCCCGGTGACGCCTTCGCCGCCGACACCGTCCGCTCCTGGGGCGACCAGGCCCTCGCCGCCCTGGACGAACACGCCCCGGACGCCACGTCCTTCGCCGCCGTCCTCGGGCTCTCCGACGAACTCGCCGAACCCGTGTACGCGCGCGTGCGCGCCAAACTGGAGCGCGAGCCGATCGAGGACCTGCGAGTCGACTTCGAGGACGGCTACGGCCCGCGCCCGGACGCCGAGGAGGACGAGACGGCCGCCCGCGCGGCCCGCCTGATCGCCGGGGCGTACGAGAACGGCACGGCGGCGCCGTACATGGGCATCCGCGTGAAGTGCATGGAGGCCGCCGTCCGGGACCGTGGCATCCGGACCCTCGACGTCTTCCTCACCGGCCTGATGGCGGCGGGCGGGCTGCCCGAGGGGCTGGTGCTGACCCTGCCCAAGGTGACGTACGCCGAGCAGGTCACCGCGTTCGTCCGGCTCCTGGAGGCCTTCGAGAAGGCGCACGGACTGGACGCCGGCCGGCTCGGCTTCGAGATCCAGATCGAGACCAGCCAGTCCATCCTCGCCACCGACGGCACCGCCACCGTCGCCCGGATGATCCAGGCCGCCGAGGGCCGCGCCACCGGACTGCACTACGGCACCTTCGACTACAGCGCCTGCCTCGGCGTCTCGGCCGCCTACCAGGCCAGCGACCACCCCGCCGCCGACCACGCCAAGGCGATCATGCAGGTCGCCGCCGCGGGCACCGGCGTACGGGTGTCGGACGGCTCCACCAATGTGCTGCCCGTCGGCCCCACCGCGAAGGTCCACGACGCCTGGCGGCTGCACCACGGCCTCACCCGCCGGGCCCTGGCCCGCGCCTACTACCAGGGCTGGGACATGCACCCCGGCCACCTCCCGACCCGGTACGCGGCCGTGTTCGCCTTCTACCGCGAGGGCTTCGAACAGGCCGCAGGCCGGCTCGCCCGGTACGCGGGCAGGGTCGGCGGTGACGTCATGGACGAGCCCGCCACCGCGAAGGCGCTCAGCGGCTATCTGCTGCGCGGGCTGGACTGCGGTGCCCTCGACATCGCGGAGGTCGCCCGGCTGACCGGACTGACCCGGGCCGACCTGGAGGGGTACGCGGCCCCGCGGCGCGGCGACCTGACCGTCTCCGGTCAGTAG
- a CDS encoding NUDIX hydrolase: MIVWINGAFGAGKTTAARELIELIPNSTLFDPEDIGAAVVHLLPPKHLAEVGDFQDLPIWRRLVIDTAAAMLAELGGTLVVPMTLLRQEYRDEIFGGLAARRISVRHLLLAPAETILRERIAGREVTPTLPLAETGQGHWAYDHIEPYRAALASWLTADTHLIDTSALTPYETAVRIAEDLGAGTVPACDIVQTPEPTAETVAAGVLLFDEQDRVLLVDPTYKAGWEFPGGVVEPGEAPARAGMREVAEETGIQLDDVPRLLVVDWEPPAPPAYGGLRLLFDGGRLDSGTARQVLLPGPELRGWCFASEEEAAELLPPVRYERLRWALRARERGAVLYLEAGVPTG, translated from the coding sequence GTGATCGTCTGGATCAACGGCGCGTTCGGTGCGGGGAAGACCACCGCCGCACGGGAACTGATCGAACTGATCCCGAACAGCACGCTCTTCGACCCCGAGGACATCGGCGCAGCGGTCGTGCACCTGCTGCCGCCCAAGCACCTCGCCGAGGTCGGCGACTTCCAGGACCTGCCGATCTGGCGACGTCTGGTGATCGACACGGCGGCCGCGATGCTCGCCGAGCTCGGCGGGACCCTCGTGGTCCCCATGACCCTGCTGCGTCAGGAGTACCGCGACGAGATCTTCGGCGGCCTCGCCGCCCGCCGGATCAGTGTCCGGCATCTCCTCCTCGCTCCGGCGGAAACGATCCTGCGCGAACGAATAGCCGGGCGGGAGGTCACACCGACCCTCCCGCTCGCCGAGACCGGCCAGGGGCACTGGGCGTACGACCACATCGAGCCCTACCGGGCCGCCCTCGCCTCCTGGCTCACCGCCGACACCCATCTGATCGACACCAGCGCGCTCACCCCGTACGAGACGGCCGTCCGGATCGCCGAGGACCTCGGTGCCGGGACCGTGCCCGCGTGCGACATCGTGCAGACCCCCGAGCCCACCGCCGAGACCGTGGCCGCCGGGGTCCTCCTCTTCGACGAGCAGGACCGGGTGCTGCTCGTCGATCCCACTTACAAGGCCGGCTGGGAGTTCCCCGGCGGTGTCGTCGAACCCGGCGAGGCGCCCGCGCGGGCCGGGATGCGCGAGGTCGCCGAGGAGACCGGCATCCAGCTGGACGACGTACCCCGTCTCCTCGTCGTCGACTGGGAACCGCCCGCCCCTCCCGCGTACGGCGGACTGCGCCTGCTCTTCGACGGCGGGCGGCTCGACTCCGGCACGGCGCGCCAGGTGCTGCTGCCCGGCCCCGAACTGCGCGGCTGGTGCTTCGCCAGTGAGGAGGAGGCCGCCGAACTGCTGCCGCCGGTGCGCTACGAGCGGCTGCGGTGGGCGTTGCGGGCCCGGGAGCGCGGGGCCGTGCTGTACCTGGAGGCCGGGGTTCCGACCGGCTGA
- a CDS encoding LacI family DNA-binding transcriptional regulator, whose product MPDTHSRADRLSATRYGNRPTMKDVAARAGVGLKTVSRVVNGEAGVTPETEHRVREAIEALGFRRNDSARVLRKGRTASIGLVLEDLADPFYGPLSRAVEEVARANGALLINGSSAEDPEREQELVLALCARRVDGLVVIPAGDDHRYLEPELKAGVATVFVDRPAGRIDADVVLSDNFGGARDGVAHLIAHGHRRIGFIGDMPRIHTAAERLRGYRAAMEDAGIAVEDAWTSLGVTDPERVRRAAEDMLSGPSPVTAIFAGNNRVTVTVVRVLAEHTRRVAFVGFDDIELADLLQPGVTVVAQDAATLGRTAAERLFRQLDGTLLTPERIELPTRLITRGSGELPPAD is encoded by the coding sequence GTGCCCGACACCCACAGCCGAGCAGACCGCCTCTCCGCCACCCGGTACGGCAACCGACCGACCATGAAGGACGTGGCCGCGCGGGCCGGCGTGGGGCTCAAGACGGTCTCCCGCGTGGTCAACGGCGAAGCGGGGGTCACCCCCGAGACGGAGCACCGGGTCCGGGAGGCCATCGAGGCGCTGGGCTTTCGCCGCAACGACAGCGCGCGCGTGCTGCGCAAGGGCCGTACCGCCAGCATCGGCCTGGTCCTGGAGGACCTCGCCGACCCGTTCTACGGCCCGCTGAGCCGTGCGGTGGAGGAGGTGGCCCGGGCCAACGGGGCGCTGCTGATCAACGGTTCCAGCGCGGAGGACCCGGAGCGGGAGCAGGAGTTGGTGCTGGCGCTGTGCGCGCGGCGGGTGGACGGTCTCGTGGTGATCCCGGCCGGGGACGACCACCGGTATCTGGAGCCGGAGCTGAAGGCGGGCGTCGCGACGGTGTTCGTGGACCGTCCGGCGGGGCGGATCGACGCCGACGTCGTCCTCTCCGACAACTTCGGCGGCGCGCGGGACGGGGTGGCCCACCTCATCGCCCACGGGCACCGGCGGATCGGCTTCATCGGCGACATGCCCCGCATCCACACGGCCGCCGAGCGGCTGCGCGGGTACCGGGCCGCGATGGAGGACGCCGGCATAGCGGTCGAGGACGCGTGGACGTCTCTGGGCGTCACCGACCCGGAGCGGGTGCGCCGGGCCGCCGAGGACATGCTTTCCGGCCCCTCCCCCGTCACCGCGATCTTCGCCGGCAACAACCGCGTGACGGTCACCGTGGTCCGGGTCCTCGCCGAGCACACCCGGCGGGTCGCCTTCGTCGGCTTCGACGACATCGAGCTCGCGGACCTCCTCCAGCCGGGCGTCACGGTCGTCGCCCAGGACGCGGCGACACTGGGCCGTACGGCGGCGGAACGCCTCTTCCGTCAACTGGACGGCACCCTCCTCACCCCGGAACGCATCGAACTGCCCACCCGGTTGATCACCCGGGGCTCGGGCGAGTTGCCTCCGGCGGACTGA
- a CDS encoding ABC transporter permease, with product MTTQQQPMPATGATQAPGEPSPAPLSDGTAIAGRSPARMAWRRIRRDKVTMAAFVITVLFILIALLAPVLTAITGWGPITPDGKAINPDTGNFPRGSLGGISLNHLLGVEPGTGYDLFARIVHGLRTSLLVGFSSAVLSTVVGVVAGLAAGYSGGWVDSLLSRIMDVMLAFPQLLFIIALTPVIQNAMQTNSHGGTDENLRLLVLVLNIAVFAWAYTARLVRGQVLSLREREFVDAARIMSAGKWHILFRQLLPNLWAPVLISFALAVPQNITTEAALSYLGVGVIPPNPDWGALLSDASQYFLQDPMYLFVPGVLLLILVLALNLLGDGVRDALDPRAARG from the coding sequence ATGACGACGCAACAGCAGCCGATGCCCGCCACCGGTGCCACGCAAGCCCCCGGCGAACCCTCGCCGGCCCCGCTGAGCGACGGCACCGCCATCGCCGGGCGGTCACCCGCCCGCATGGCCTGGCGGCGCATCAGACGGGACAAGGTCACCATGGCCGCGTTCGTGATCACGGTGCTCTTCATCCTGATCGCGCTGCTGGCCCCGGTCCTGACCGCGATCACCGGCTGGGGACCGATCACCCCCGACGGCAAGGCGATCAACCCGGACACCGGCAACTTCCCGCGCGGCTCGCTGGGCGGCATCAGCCTCAACCACCTGCTGGGCGTCGAACCGGGCACCGGCTACGACCTGTTCGCCCGGATCGTCCACGGCCTGCGCACCTCGCTCCTCGTCGGCTTCTCCTCGGCCGTGCTGTCCACCGTCGTCGGTGTCGTGGCCGGACTCGCGGCCGGGTACTCCGGCGGCTGGGTCGACTCACTGCTGTCGCGGATCATGGACGTGATGCTGGCCTTCCCGCAGCTGCTGTTCATCATCGCGCTGACCCCGGTCATCCAGAACGCGATGCAGACCAACAGCCACGGCGGCACCGACGAGAACCTCCGGCTGCTGGTCCTCGTCCTGAACATCGCGGTGTTCGCCTGGGCCTACACCGCCCGCCTGGTCCGCGGACAGGTCCTGTCCCTGCGCGAGCGGGAGTTCGTCGACGCGGCACGGATCATGAGCGCCGGGAAGTGGCACATCCTCTTCCGGCAGCTGCTGCCGAACCTGTGGGCGCCGGTGCTGATCTCCTTCGCGCTCGCCGTCCCGCAGAACATCACCACCGAGGCGGCCCTGTCCTACCTCGGCGTGGGCGTCATCCCGCCCAACCCGGACTGGGGAGCGCTGCTCTCGGACGCCTCCCAGTACTTCCTCCAGGACCCCATGTACCTGTTCGTCCCCGGAGTCCTGCTCCTGATTCTCGTCCTGGCGCTGAACCTCCTCGGCGACGGCGTCCGGGACGCCCTGGATCCCCGCGCGGCACGCGGCTGA
- a CDS encoding ROK family protein yields the protein MHTDLVAALDIGGTKIAGALVDGHGRILLRAQRATPAQEDGETVMRAVEETLGELTGSPLWGRAGALGIGSAGPVDASTGTVSPVNVPGWRDYPLVRRVQEAAGGLPVELIGDGVAITAAEHWQGAARGHDNALCMVVSTGVGGGLVLNGQLHAGPTGNAGHIGHISVDLDGDPCPCGARGCVERIASGPNIARRALENGWRPGPDGDTSAAAVAEAARTGDPVAVASFARAAQALAAGIAATATLVEIDIAVIGGGVGKAGDVLFEPLRKALGDYATLSFVQRLTIVPAQMGTDAGLVGAAAAALARQSDTPAAV from the coding sequence ATGCACACCGACCTCGTGGCTGCGCTCGACATCGGCGGCACCAAGATCGCCGGGGCGCTGGTGGACGGCCACGGCCGGATCCTGCTCCGGGCCCAGCGCGCCACGCCCGCGCAGGAGGACGGCGAGACCGTCATGCGGGCCGTCGAGGAGACCCTCGGCGAGCTGACCGGCTCGCCGCTGTGGGGCCGCGCCGGTGCCCTCGGCATCGGCAGTGCGGGCCCGGTGGACGCGTCCACCGGCACGGTGAGCCCGGTGAACGTGCCCGGCTGGCGCGACTACCCGCTGGTCCGGCGGGTCCAGGAGGCGGCCGGCGGGCTCCCCGTCGAGCTGATCGGCGACGGTGTGGCGATCACGGCCGCGGAGCACTGGCAGGGCGCGGCACGCGGGCACGACAACGCGCTGTGCATGGTCGTGTCGACCGGCGTCGGAGGCGGTCTGGTGCTGAACGGCCAGCTGCACGCCGGTCCCACCGGCAACGCCGGTCACATCGGGCACATCAGCGTCGACCTGGACGGCGACCCGTGCCCGTGCGGCGCGCGCGGCTGTGTGGAGCGCATAGCGAGTGGCCCCAACATCGCCCGGCGCGCGCTGGAGAACGGCTGGCGGCCCGGCCCGGACGGCGACACCTCCGCCGCCGCCGTGGCCGAGGCGGCCCGGACCGGTGACCCGGTCGCCGTGGCCTCCTTCGCGCGGGCCGCGCAGGCGCTGGCCGCCGGGATCGCCGCCACCGCGACCCTCGTCGAGATCGACATCGCCGTGATCGGCGGCGGGGTGGGCAAGGCGGGCGACGTCCTGTTCGAGCCGCTGCGCAAGGCGCTCGGTGACTACGCCACCCTCTCCTTCGTCCAGCGCCTGACGATCGTGCCCGCGCAGATGGGCACGGACGCGGGGCTGGTCGGCGCAGCCGCGGCGGCGCTCGCCCGGCAGTCGGACACGCCGGCGGCCGTCTGA
- a CDS encoding NPCBM/NEW2 domain-containing protein, producing the protein MRHLHTRTTRRRVVAVLTVLLFAVPAATPAAVADEQAPEAPALADGLALTPPMGFNNWNSTHCRAEFNESMVEGIADIFVEKGLKDAGYQYVNLDDCWALPARDADGKLVPDPARFPNGIKAVADYVHSKGLKLGIYTSAGTKTCNSAGFPGALGHEYSDARQFADWGVDYLKYDNCNNQGVDAELRYTTMRDALKATGRPIVYSICEWGQNKPWEWAADVGHLWRTTGDISDTWGSMLSILKQNLPLAPHAGPGHWNDPDMLEVGNGGMTDTEYRSHFSMWSVMAAPLLIGSDLRSASDETFEILGNKEVIAVDQDPLGKQGAVVSSEGGRWVVAKEMKDGSRAVALFNESNSPQRIATTAAAVGLPAADAYTLRDLWQHRSYNTAGAISATVPAHGTVLVRVSPDRRWQQHPPAVELGLDGTTLVEAATPAALTTTVTDLGRTPARQVSVRLSGPAGWTVKATSPTTDKALPTGRSLRTTWTVTAPPGAPTGSYDLTLRASYRSPAGERVENTLPFAATVVVPPPSGISGLGDLPWLSAANGYGPVERNTSNGESAAGDGHPITIGGVVYAKGLGVHAESSVEYYTGAACEAVTAQVGVDDEKGANGTVAFEVWADGTKVASTGVLTNAMPARSLTADVTGARLVRLVVTDGGDGIDSDHADWGDALLSC; encoded by the coding sequence ATGCGTCACCTTCACACCCGCACAACCCGCCGAAGAGTGGTCGCCGTACTGACCGTGCTGCTGTTCGCGGTGCCCGCGGCGACCCCCGCCGCCGTCGCGGACGAGCAGGCCCCCGAGGCACCCGCACTGGCCGACGGCCTCGCCCTCACTCCACCCATGGGCTTCAACAACTGGAACTCCACCCACTGCCGGGCCGAGTTCAACGAGTCCATGGTCGAGGGGATCGCGGACATCTTCGTCGAGAAGGGCCTCAAGGACGCCGGCTACCAGTACGTCAACCTCGACGACTGCTGGGCCCTGCCGGCCCGGGACGCCGACGGCAAGCTGGTCCCCGACCCGGCCCGCTTCCCGAACGGGATCAAGGCCGTCGCCGACTACGTGCACTCCAAGGGCCTCAAGCTCGGCATCTACACCAGCGCGGGCACCAAGACCTGCAACAGCGCCGGCTTCCCGGGCGCACTGGGCCACGAGTACAGCGACGCGCGGCAGTTCGCCGACTGGGGCGTCGACTACCTCAAGTACGACAACTGCAACAACCAGGGCGTGGACGCCGAGCTGCGTTACACGACCATGCGCGACGCCCTGAAGGCGACCGGCCGGCCCATCGTCTACAGCATCTGCGAGTGGGGCCAGAACAAGCCCTGGGAGTGGGCCGCCGACGTCGGACACCTGTGGCGCACCACCGGCGACATCAGCGACACCTGGGGCTCGATGCTGTCGATCCTCAAGCAGAACCTGCCCCTCGCGCCCCACGCCGGACCCGGTCACTGGAACGACCCCGACATGCTGGAGGTCGGCAACGGCGGCATGACGGACACCGAGTACCGCTCGCACTTCTCGATGTGGTCGGTGATGGCCGCCCCGCTGCTCATCGGCAGCGACCTGCGCTCCGCCTCCGACGAGACCTTCGAGATCCTCGGCAACAAGGAGGTCATCGCCGTCGACCAGGACCCGCTGGGCAAGCAGGGCGCCGTGGTCTCCTCCGAGGGCGGCCGCTGGGTCGTCGCCAAGGAGATGAAGGACGGCAGCCGTGCGGTGGCCCTGTTCAACGAGTCGAACAGCCCCCAGCGCATCGCCACCACCGCGGCCGCCGTCGGCCTGCCCGCCGCCGACGCGTACACGCTCCGCGACCTGTGGCAGCACCGGAGCTACAACACCGCGGGCGCGATCTCGGCGACCGTCCCGGCGCACGGCACGGTTCTCGTACGGGTCTCCCCCGACCGCAGGTGGCAGCAGCACCCGCCCGCCGTCGAACTCGGCCTGGACGGCACCACCTTGGTCGAGGCGGCCACCCCCGCCGCACTGACCACGACGGTCACCGACCTGGGCCGCACCCCCGCCAGGCAGGTCTCGGTACGGCTCTCCGGCCCCGCAGGCTGGACCGTGAAGGCGACCTCTCCGACCACCGACAAGGCCCTGCCCACAGGGCGTTCGCTGCGCACGACGTGGACGGTCACCGCACCACCAGGGGCACCGACGGGATCGTACGACCTGACGCTCAGGGCCAGTTACCGCTCGCCGGCCGGTGAACGGGTCGAGAACACACTGCCGTTCGCGGCGACCGTGGTGGTGCCGCCGCCCTCGGGCATTTCCGGGCTCGGTGACCTTCCGTGGCTGTCGGCCGCCAACGGCTACGGTCCCGTCGAGCGCAACACCAGCAACGGGGAGAGCGCCGCTGGGGACGGTCATCCGATCACCATCGGCGGGGTGGTGTATGCCAAGGGGCTCGGTGTCCACGCGGAGAGTTCCGTCGAGTACTACACGGGCGCGGCCTGCGAGGCGGTGACCGCGCAGGTCGGCGTCGACGACGAGAAGGGCGCCAACGGCACGGTCGCCTTCGAGGTGTGGGCGGACGGGACCAAGGTGGCGTCCACGGGCGTGCTGACCAATGCCATGCCGGCCCGGTCGCTCACCGCGGACGTCACCGGCGCCCGGCTGGTACGGCTCGTCGTCACCGACGGCGGGGACGGCATCGACTCGGACCACGCGGACTGGGGTGACGCCCTGTTGAGCTGCTGA